GGTGCCGACGCTCTAATTGCCGAAGGCAGCGAGGCCGGCGGTCACATCGGTGAGGTAGGCACGTTAACGCTCGTGCCGCAAATTGTGGACGCCGTAGGCATACCTGTCGTGGCGGCGGGAGGAATCGCCGATGGCCGTGGTATGGCAGCCGCCTTTGTTCTGGGTGCTGAGGGTGTGCAGCTAGGCACGCGCTTTATATGTAGCACCGAGTGCGAGGCGCATATCAATTACAAACAAGCCATTGTCAATGCTTCTGAGAGAGATGCAGTAGTGTGCGGAACTTCAATCGGTCACCCCGTGCGAGCATTGAAAAATAATCTAACTCGTGAACTGGCGGAGCTTGAGAAAAGCGGTGCGAGCTTTGCTGAACTGAGCGCACTAGGCAGCGGCAGGCTGCGGCTGGCTTTTTCTACAGGTGACATGGAGAACGGCTCGGCCATGGCGGGGCAGTCAGCTGGCCTCATCAAGGACATACTTCCGGTTGGTGAAATTATCTCGGCCTTGATTGCCGAAACGGAAAAAATCTTCGGGAGGGACATATGGACAAGTTAGGCTTTCTCTTTCCCGGACAGGGGAGTCAGTACGTAGGCATGGGCCTAGACTGGGCAGGTAAATTTAAGGAAGCGGCAGAGGTTTTTGAGGAGGCCGATTTGGCACTTAACTTTTCGCTCTGCGAAGTGATATGGGAAGGACCAGTCGAATTCTTAGCCCAGACTGAAGTAACCCAGCCTGCCCTCCTGACAGTTAGTACCGCTATTTCACGCGTGCTTAAGGCGCATGGTATCGTGCCGCAGGCGGCGGTGGGGCTTTCTTTGGGTGAATACAGCGCCCTCGTCGCCGCAGAAAGCCTTAGCTTTAGTGCCGCCATAAGACTAGTAAGGGAACGTGGGCGGCTTATGCAGCAAGCAGTTCCGCTGGGGCAGGGCAAAGTAGCCGCCATAATGGGGCTTGAGACGCACATAGTGGAAGAAGCCTGTGCCAACACTGC
The window above is part of the Bacillota bacterium genome. Proteins encoded here:
- the fabK gene encoding enoyl-[acyl-carrier-protein] reductase FabK; amino-acid sequence: MRRLTSLINIKYPILQGGMAWVATAPLAAAVSEAGGLGIIGAGNASAEWVRQEIHRLRELTAKPFGVNVLLLSPEVEAVMKVVTEERVPVVTTGAGSPGLYMAALKAAGCIVIPVVASLAMARRLERQGADALIAEGSEAGGHIGEVGTLTLVPQIVDAVGIPVVAAGGIADGRGMAAAFVLGAEGVQLGTRFICSTECEAHINYKQAIVNASERDAVVCGTSIGHPVRALKNNLTRELAELEKSGASFAELSALGSGRLRLAFSTGDMENGSAMAGQSAGLIKDILPVGEIISALIAETEKIFGRDIWTS